Within bacterium, the genomic segment ACTGCGATTGTTGTAACAAGAGTTATTCTTGATTTGTTTTGCAGGAGAAGAAGTTTTGTTAGTATAAAGATGTTGCAGCTTTTTCATAAGCCTAACCTGGATTTTGTTAATAAGCGTTTTATAGCTCTTGGTCTTTCACTAATATTAATTTTGGTTGGAATGACAGGCTTTTTTATTAAAGGAGAAGAGAATTTTGGCATAGATTTTACGGGGGGGAAACTTATACAGCTCAGGTTTATTCCAAGTGTGTCGATAGGAGCAATAAGAAGGGTTTTAAAAAATGTAGGCCTTGGGAAAAGCGTGATACAGCAATTTGGGAGCGAAAATGATCTTATTATCAAGATGCCTCTGGAAGTAAAGGACAATATTACTAATTTACTAAGGAACTCTTTTAAGGATATAGATATAACAGAGGAACGAACAGAAATGGTCGGCGCTCAGGTTGGCAGAGACTTGAGAAACCAGGCAGTGTTGGCAATTATATTTGCTATGATAGGTATTTTGGCATATGTTACCTGGAGGTTTGAACTTAGATTCGCAATCGGGGCAATACTGGCGCTTGCGCATGATGTGCTTATTACAATGGGCGCATTCGCTATTATGGGAAAAGAGATAACCTTGCCTATAGTCGCGGCTCTACTAACAATTGTGGGATATTCTCTCAATGATACAATAGTTGTATTTGACAGGATAAGAGACAATGTGCGTTTTATGAAAAAGAGCAATGAAAAAGAGATTATCAACGCTAGTATAAATCAGACATTATCTAGAACAGTGCTGACTTCTGTTACCACTCTTTTTGTAGTGGTGTCTTTATTCTATCTGGGCGGAGAGGTCATTCATGATTTTGCTTTTGCTCTGATAGTTGGGATAATTGTGGGAACGTATTCCTCTATTTACATAGCAAGCCCAACTCTCCTAATGTGGCAAAAATTCAAATCAAAGAGCTGATTCGTTACTTTTAAGCCTGCACTTCTCGCAAGAACACTTTTAGTAGGTGAACTAGTTTAAAAATTAGTTGAATATTATAATTTTACATGGTATTATAAGTTAAAATAAGTTAAAATAAGTTAATATCTAATCCAAGGATAGAGAAAATAACATTGAAAAATAATACAATAATGACTACGAGGGAATTGGCAGATTATATAAAGTTAAATGAAAAAACCATTTTAAAAATGGCGCAAACAGGAAAACTTCCCGGAATAAAAATTGCTAATCAATGGCGTTTTTATTTGTCTGCAGTCGATACACATTTACAGAAAAGCACAATAAAATCTTCCAGTGACAATTTAAATATCCTTATTAAAACTATAGAAGAAGATATTATTCCATTATCTAGATTGATGAAGATTTCTTCTATAAATTTAGACTTAAAATCTAGAAAGAGGGATGATGTTCTCTATGAGTTAGCGCAGATTGCGAATAAGGCCGGTTTAACTCTCTACACTAAAGAACTGTTTCATCAATTAAGAGAAAGAGAGAATATGCTAAGCACTGCGGTAGGAGATGGTATTGCTATCCCGCATCCACGCAACCCTACAGCCAACTTATTTAAAAAACCAAATATAATAATGGCACGTTCAAAAAAAGGTGCGGATTTTTTTGCTCCCGATAATAAAAAAGTACATTTATTTTTTATGCCATGTGCCACCAACACAATTACACATTTGAGACTCTTAAGAAAAATTTCTAAATTATCTCATACTACAAATGTTGTTCAAAAATTTATGCGGGCAGGTGACGAAAGTGAAGTAATAAAAATATTGTTGGAGTTCGAAAAAATAAATATATGTCCAACAGAAGAAACTTGAAAACTAAAATATATTACATGAGGAGAGTTTAGAATGAAAATTAGAGATTATCTTAGAGATGATAGGATGATTTTTGATCTGAAGGCGCGTAACAAAAAAGAAACACTCAAAAAAATATCTGCACCTTTAAAAAAGGCGATGGAAATGATTGACTTTGATCTCTTTCTTAAAGATATTTTTGCACGGGAAGAGCTAAAGACAACCGGAATTGGTAAAGGGGTGGCTATCCCTCATGCTAGAACTGATGCCGTCAAGGATTTTGTAATAGTTTTTGCAAGATTGCCTGAGGGAGTGGAATTCAACTCTTTAGACGGCAAACCGGTCAAACTTATCTTTTTGATTGGCACGCCAAAAAAGAAAAATTTAGACAGGCATTTAAAAATATTGGCCCGTTTGACCAAGCTCTCACAGGAAAAATCTTTTAGGGATTCGCTTCTTAACGCGTCCAGTTCAAAAGAGGTTATAGAGAAATTTAGAAAGGTTGAATTCTAGGTAAATTATGGAAAAAAAGAAGATCTTAAACATGAAAATATCGGACTATGTCTCAGAAAAAATGATTTGTCTGGATTTGAAAAATACCACAAAG encodes:
- a CDS encoding PTS sugar transporter subunit IIA, encoding MKIRDYLRDDRMIFDLKARNKKETLKKISAPLKKAMEMIDFDLFLKDIFAREELKTTGIGKGVAIPHARTDAVKDFVIVFARLPEGVEFNSLDGKPVKLIFLIGTPKKKNLDRHLKILARLTKLSQEKSFRDSLLNASSSKEVIEKFRKVEF
- a CDS encoding PTS sugar transporter subunit IIA; translated protein: MKNNTIMTTRELADYIKLNEKTILKMAQTGKLPGIKIANQWRFYLSAVDTHLQKSTIKSSSDNLNILIKTIEEDIIPLSRLMKISSINLDLKSRKRDDVLYELAQIANKAGLTLYTKELFHQLRERENMLSTAVGDGIAIPHPRNPTANLFKKPNIIMARSKKGADFFAPDNKKVHLFFMPCATNTITHLRLLRKISKLSHTTNVVQKFMRAGDESEVIKILLEFEKINICPTEET